The following proteins come from a genomic window of Macrobrachium nipponense isolate FS-2020 chromosome 18, ASM1510439v2, whole genome shotgun sequence:
- the LOC135196899 gene encoding spermine oxidase-like isoform X1: MGRGRRRAMLQLLLLSLLAFLCEIAEGSHPCDGISNNYNDWIGSARNVDVVVVGGGIAGLSAMKTFMENQVPNAVLLEAQDYLGGRVKTYREGSILVEDGAEWINGGSSNRLYGLAERLGALTQPLPDAEYDWRLKTSNGNDANEAGYDVAVEIFNECEEDSVLRQYRNTGYGQCYSERFDKRYNNGLTSPTEKSAWKHYLQMWVLKDTGTNTWLDQSGRDADRFTDWGDDRWNQWRQGFDALTEHLKESIPTDALKTSSPVCKVFWDKDPDGKALVVTATRESYLAYYVLVTASVGHLKERHLQLFDPPLPAGYQSNLNRIELGVADKVQLGWQEPWWDKAQSRPLDLHIIFNKFELPSEKSWLYGIMEFLSIHQQTKMIQAFVTGDKARQMENLSSDVVKQHLLEHLRRVTKQDVPEPTFFRRSKWGQNIWMRGSYNSYIPVQGDKAGLRSRAPLAQPITNSKNGKVIHWAGEHTSDTRYGTVDGAMDSGETAAFAIIDDMDSLA; the protein is encoded by the exons ATGGGTCGGGGACGTCGTAGGGCAATGTTGCAGctactgctgctgtctcttcttgcCTTCTTGTGCGAGATTGCAG AGGGAAGCCACCCCTGTGACGGCATCAGTAATAACTACAATGACTG GATTGGCAGCGCCCGGAACGTGGACGTGGTTGTCGTGGGCGGTGGCATCGCCGGACTATCCGCCATGAAGACGTTTATGGAGAACCAGGTCCCAAATGCTGTGCTTCTCGAGGCCCAGGATTATTTGGGAGGGCGGGTCAAGACCTACAGGGAAG GCTCCATTTTGGTCGAGGACGGAGCCGAGTGGATCAACGGCGGGAGCAGTAATCGGCTGTATGGACTCGCCGAAAGGCTTGGAGCGCTCACCCAGCCTCTCCCGGACGCAGAGTACG ACTGGCGACTGAAAACGTCGAACGGGAACGACGCCAACGAGGCTGGATACGACGTCGCCGTGGAAATATTCAACGAGTGCGAGGAGGATTCCGTCCTCAGACAGTACCGCAACACCGGTTACGGACAGTGTTACTCGGAGAG GTTCGACAAACGGTACAATAATGGCTTAACCTCCCCGACGGAAAAAAGCGCCTGGAAACACTACCTTCAAAtg TGGGTGCTAAAAGACACGGGTACCAACACCTGGCTGGACCAATCCGGAAGAGACGCCGATCGTTTTACTGACTGGGGTGATGATCGCTGGAACCAGTGGCGCCAGGGCTTCGATGCTCTCACGGAACATCTCAAA GAGTCCATCCCGACCGACGCGCTCAAGACTTCCTCCCCCGTGTGTAAAGTTTTCTGGGACAAGGACCCAGACGGAAAGGCCCTCGTGGTGACAGCGACCAGGGAGTCCTACTTGGCCTACTACGTCCTCGTCACGGCCTCCGTCGGGCACCTGAAGGAGAGACACTTGCAGCTGTTCGATCCTCCCCTCCCGGCTGGTTACCAAAGTAACCTGAAT AGGATCGAGCTTGGCGTAGCAGACAAGGTCCAACTTGGCTGGCAGGAGCCGTGGTGGGATAAGGCTCAGTCGAGGCCCCTGGACCTACACATCATCTTCAACAAGTTTGAACTTCCTTCTGAAAAG TCGTGGCTGTACGGCATCATGGAGTTTCTGAGCATCCATCAGCAGACGAAAATGATACAGGCGTTTGTGACGGGAGACAAGGCGCGGCAAATGGAGAATTTGTCGAGTGATGTTGTCAAACAGCATCTTCTCGAGCACCTCCGTCGAGTCACTAAGCAAGATGTTCCTGAGCCTACCTTTTTCAGGAG GAGCAAGTGGGGACAGAACATCTGGATGAGAGGTTCCTACAATTCTTACATTCCAGTCCAAGGAGACAAAGCAGGTCTGAGGTCCAGAGCACCCTTGGCTCAACCAATCACCAATTCGAAAAACGGCAAA GTCATCCACTGGGCAGGAGAACACACCAGCGATACACGGTACGGTACCGTGGACGGTGCAATGGACAGCGGGGAGACGGCAGCCTTTGCAATTATCGACGACATGGACAGTCTAGCCTAG
- the LOC135196899 gene encoding spermine oxidase-like isoform X2 has translation MGRGRRRAMLQLLLLSLLAFLCEIAEGSHPCDGISNNYNDWIGSARNVDVVVVGGGIAGLSAMKTFMENQVPNAVLLEAQDYLGGRVKTYREGSILVEDGAEWINGGSSNRLYGLAERLGALTQPLPDAEYDWRLKTSNGNDANEAGYDVAVEIFNECEEDSVLRQYRNTGYGQCYSERFDKRYNNGLTSPTEKSAWKHYLQMESIPTDALKTSSPVCKVFWDKDPDGKALVVTATRESYLAYYVLVTASVGHLKERHLQLFDPPLPAGYQSNLNRIELGVADKVQLGWQEPWWDKAQSRPLDLHIIFNKFELPSEKSWLYGIMEFLSIHQQTKMIQAFVTGDKARQMENLSSDVVKQHLLEHLRRVTKQDVPEPTFFRRSKWGQNIWMRGSYNSYIPVQGDKAGLRSRAPLAQPITNSKNGKVIHWAGEHTSDTRYGTVDGAMDSGETAAFAIIDDMDSLA, from the exons ATGGGTCGGGGACGTCGTAGGGCAATGTTGCAGctactgctgctgtctcttcttgcCTTCTTGTGCGAGATTGCAG AGGGAAGCCACCCCTGTGACGGCATCAGTAATAACTACAATGACTG GATTGGCAGCGCCCGGAACGTGGACGTGGTTGTCGTGGGCGGTGGCATCGCCGGACTATCCGCCATGAAGACGTTTATGGAGAACCAGGTCCCAAATGCTGTGCTTCTCGAGGCCCAGGATTATTTGGGAGGGCGGGTCAAGACCTACAGGGAAG GCTCCATTTTGGTCGAGGACGGAGCCGAGTGGATCAACGGCGGGAGCAGTAATCGGCTGTATGGACTCGCCGAAAGGCTTGGAGCGCTCACCCAGCCTCTCCCGGACGCAGAGTACG ACTGGCGACTGAAAACGTCGAACGGGAACGACGCCAACGAGGCTGGATACGACGTCGCCGTGGAAATATTCAACGAGTGCGAGGAGGATTCCGTCCTCAGACAGTACCGCAACACCGGTTACGGACAGTGTTACTCGGAGAG GTTCGACAAACGGTACAATAATGGCTTAACCTCCCCGACGGAAAAAAGCGCCTGGAAACACTACCTTCAAAtg GAGTCCATCCCGACCGACGCGCTCAAGACTTCCTCCCCCGTGTGTAAAGTTTTCTGGGACAAGGACCCAGACGGAAAGGCCCTCGTGGTGACAGCGACCAGGGAGTCCTACTTGGCCTACTACGTCCTCGTCACGGCCTCCGTCGGGCACCTGAAGGAGAGACACTTGCAGCTGTTCGATCCTCCCCTCCCGGCTGGTTACCAAAGTAACCTGAAT AGGATCGAGCTTGGCGTAGCAGACAAGGTCCAACTTGGCTGGCAGGAGCCGTGGTGGGATAAGGCTCAGTCGAGGCCCCTGGACCTACACATCATCTTCAACAAGTTTGAACTTCCTTCTGAAAAG TCGTGGCTGTACGGCATCATGGAGTTTCTGAGCATCCATCAGCAGACGAAAATGATACAGGCGTTTGTGACGGGAGACAAGGCGCGGCAAATGGAGAATTTGTCGAGTGATGTTGTCAAACAGCATCTTCTCGAGCACCTCCGTCGAGTCACTAAGCAAGATGTTCCTGAGCCTACCTTTTTCAGGAG GAGCAAGTGGGGACAGAACATCTGGATGAGAGGTTCCTACAATTCTTACATTCCAGTCCAAGGAGACAAAGCAGGTCTGAGGTCCAGAGCACCCTTGGCTCAACCAATCACCAATTCGAAAAACGGCAAA GTCATCCACTGGGCAGGAGAACACACCAGCGATACACGGTACGGTACCGTGGACGGTGCAATGGACAGCGGGGAGACGGCAGCCTTTGCAATTATCGACGACATGGACAGTCTAGCCTAG
- the LOC135196899 gene encoding spermine oxidase-like isoform X3, which yields MKTFMENQVPNAVLLEAQDYLGGRVKTYREGSILVEDGAEWINGGSSNRLYGLAERLGALTQPLPDAEYDWRLKTSNGNDANEAGYDVAVEIFNECEEDSVLRQYRNTGYGQCYSERFDKRYNNGLTSPTEKSAWKHYLQMWVLKDTGTNTWLDQSGRDADRFTDWGDDRWNQWRQGFDALTEHLKESIPTDALKTSSPVCKVFWDKDPDGKALVVTATRESYLAYYVLVTASVGHLKERHLQLFDPPLPAGYQSNLNRIELGVADKVQLGWQEPWWDKAQSRPLDLHIIFNKFELPSEKSWLYGIMEFLSIHQQTKMIQAFVTGDKARQMENLSSDVVKQHLLEHLRRVTKQDVPEPTFFRRSKWGQNIWMRGSYNSYIPVQGDKAGLRSRAPLAQPITNSKNGKVIHWAGEHTSDTRYGTVDGAMDSGETAAFAIIDDMDSLA from the exons ATGAAGACGTTTATGGAGAACCAGGTCCCAAATGCTGTGCTTCTCGAGGCCCAGGATTATTTGGGAGGGCGGGTCAAGACCTACAGGGAAG GCTCCATTTTGGTCGAGGACGGAGCCGAGTGGATCAACGGCGGGAGCAGTAATCGGCTGTATGGACTCGCCGAAAGGCTTGGAGCGCTCACCCAGCCTCTCCCGGACGCAGAGTACG ACTGGCGACTGAAAACGTCGAACGGGAACGACGCCAACGAGGCTGGATACGACGTCGCCGTGGAAATATTCAACGAGTGCGAGGAGGATTCCGTCCTCAGACAGTACCGCAACACCGGTTACGGACAGTGTTACTCGGAGAG GTTCGACAAACGGTACAATAATGGCTTAACCTCCCCGACGGAAAAAAGCGCCTGGAAACACTACCTTCAAAtg TGGGTGCTAAAAGACACGGGTACCAACACCTGGCTGGACCAATCCGGAAGAGACGCCGATCGTTTTACTGACTGGGGTGATGATCGCTGGAACCAGTGGCGCCAGGGCTTCGATGCTCTCACGGAACATCTCAAA GAGTCCATCCCGACCGACGCGCTCAAGACTTCCTCCCCCGTGTGTAAAGTTTTCTGGGACAAGGACCCAGACGGAAAGGCCCTCGTGGTGACAGCGACCAGGGAGTCCTACTTGGCCTACTACGTCCTCGTCACGGCCTCCGTCGGGCACCTGAAGGAGAGACACTTGCAGCTGTTCGATCCTCCCCTCCCGGCTGGTTACCAAAGTAACCTGAAT AGGATCGAGCTTGGCGTAGCAGACAAGGTCCAACTTGGCTGGCAGGAGCCGTGGTGGGATAAGGCTCAGTCGAGGCCCCTGGACCTACACATCATCTTCAACAAGTTTGAACTTCCTTCTGAAAAG TCGTGGCTGTACGGCATCATGGAGTTTCTGAGCATCCATCAGCAGACGAAAATGATACAGGCGTTTGTGACGGGAGACAAGGCGCGGCAAATGGAGAATTTGTCGAGTGATGTTGTCAAACAGCATCTTCTCGAGCACCTCCGTCGAGTCACTAAGCAAGATGTTCCTGAGCCTACCTTTTTCAGGAG GAGCAAGTGGGGACAGAACATCTGGATGAGAGGTTCCTACAATTCTTACATTCCAGTCCAAGGAGACAAAGCAGGTCTGAGGTCCAGAGCACCCTTGGCTCAACCAATCACCAATTCGAAAAACGGCAAA GTCATCCACTGGGCAGGAGAACACACCAGCGATACACGGTACGGTACCGTGGACGGTGCAATGGACAGCGGGGAGACGGCAGCCTTTGCAATTATCGACGACATGGACAGTCTAGCCTAG